The following are encoded in a window of Rosa chinensis cultivar Old Blush chromosome 4, RchiOBHm-V2, whole genome shotgun sequence genomic DNA:
- the LOC112198737 gene encoding uncharacterized protein LOC112198737 has protein sequence MLQGNILIWNCRGIVCNETQRALIDLVQLKKPNLIFLAETLAKPSCIDSITSRLGFAGSICYTHEEGSQGLALLWSNGIHVDLRTKSPHHIDVEVCEQGSHASYRFTGIYGFAARGERNRTWDLIRTLAAERCDLAWLMAGDFNEIMCQADKSGGVPRAVAPMASFRHTMVDCGLVDMGFSGSRYTWSNKFTKERLDRSFQSIQWRDSYPYSRTITLPPNESDHCPILVEVRSEQHHFRKASRRFRFEEMWHGNEQCHAIIQKN, from the coding sequence ATGCTACAGGGAAACATTTTGATATGGAATTGCAGAGGCATAGTCTGCAATGAGACACAACGAGCCCTTATCGACTTGGTCCAGTTGAAGAAACCGAATCTGATTTTTTTGGCTGAAACCCTTGCGAAACCGTCTTGCATAGACTCTATAACAAGCCGGCTTGGCTTTGCTGGAAGTATATGTTATACACACGAAGAGGGATCCCAAGGTCTGGCTTTACTCTGGAGCAATGGGATTCATGTTGATCTGCGCACAAAATCTCCTCATCACATTGATGTTGAGGTTTGTGAACAAGGAAGCCATGCTTCTTACCGTTTCACTGGAATTTATGGCTTCGCTGCACGGGGAGAACGCAATAGAACATGGGATTTAATTCGAACCCTAGCGGCTGAAAGATGTGATCTGGCTTGGCTCATGGCAGGTGATTTTAATGAAATCATGTGCCAGGCTGACAAGTCCGGCGGAGTACCACGAGCTGTTGCACCCATGGCTTCATTTAGACATACGATGGTGGATTGTGGCCTCGTTGATATGGGATTCAGTGGCAGTAGGTATACTTGGTCCAATAAGTTTACCAAAGAACGTCTTGACAGaagttttcaatcaattcaATGGAGGGATTCTTACCCTTACAGTAGGACAATCACACTACCACCAAATGAGTCTGATCATTGCCCCATCCTTGTTGAAGTGCGATCTGAGCAACATCATTTCAGGAAAGCTAGCAGAAGATTTAGGTTTGAAGAAATGTGGCATGGCAATGAACAATGCCATGCCATCATTCAAAAGAACTAG